A region of Actinomycetota bacterium DNA encodes the following proteins:
- the miaB gene encoding tRNA (N6-isopentenyl adenosine(37)-C2)-methylthiotransferase MiaB, producing MEQRRYLLRTFGCQMNEHDSERIAGLLQADGMVPAADAAAAEVVVFNTCAIRENADNRLYGNLGHLRPLKQANPRMRIVVAGCLAQKDQGTIQRKAPWVDVVVGTHALPGLLELIERSATEGPQMDVAENTETFPSALPAARGNDFKAWVSIAPGCDNACTFCIVPLVRGPQLSRSVGDILAEVQGLAARGVVEITLLGQNVNTFGRDLTVTGSSRRPLFADLLRQVDAVQGIRRVRFTSPHPHDFTPDVIDAMASSESVCEHIHFPLQSGSDRILRVMRRSYRSERYLDWLRRIRAAIPDVAVSTDLIVGFPGETEDDFAATLAVVEEARFDSAYTFQYSPRPATAAAAMPDQISKAVVQERFERLVALQESISFERSRAQVGRTVELLIEGDGKKGGGTQGRTRTNRIVHLDEEILPGTFVPATITRAAPHHLTGTLAGRDIQPTPAGATAR from the coding sequence GTGGAGCAGCGTCGATACCTCCTTCGCACCTTCGGGTGCCAGATGAACGAGCACGATTCCGAGCGGATCGCCGGGTTGCTGCAGGCGGACGGGATGGTGCCCGCCGCCGACGCGGCCGCCGCCGAGGTCGTGGTGTTCAACACGTGCGCGATCCGGGAGAACGCCGACAACCGGCTGTACGGGAACCTCGGACACCTGCGACCGCTGAAGCAGGCGAACCCCCGGATGCGGATCGTCGTCGCGGGATGCCTCGCGCAGAAGGACCAGGGAACGATCCAACGCAAGGCTCCCTGGGTCGACGTGGTCGTCGGCACCCACGCCCTTCCCGGTCTGCTGGAGCTGATCGAGCGATCGGCGACCGAGGGACCGCAGATGGACGTCGCCGAGAACACCGAGACCTTCCCCTCGGCCCTGCCGGCGGCCCGAGGCAACGACTTCAAGGCCTGGGTCTCGATCGCGCCCGGGTGCGACAACGCGTGCACGTTCTGCATCGTGCCGCTCGTCCGTGGGCCGCAGCTATCGCGCTCGGTCGGCGACATCCTGGCCGAGGTCCAGGGGTTGGCCGCACGCGGGGTGGTCGAGATCACCCTGCTCGGACAGAACGTGAACACGTTCGGCCGCGACCTCACGGTTACCGGATCCAGCCGCCGCCCTCTGTTCGCCGATCTTCTGCGGCAGGTCGACGCGGTGCAGGGGATCCGCCGCGTGCGCTTCACGAGCCCCCATCCGCACGACTTCACGCCGGACGTGATCGATGCGATGGCATCGAGCGAGAGCGTGTGCGAGCACATCCACTTCCCGCTGCAGTCGGGATCCGATCGGATTCTCAGGGTGATGCGGCGCTCCTACCGCAGCGAGCGCTACCTCGATTGGTTGCGACGGATCCGGGCGGCGATCCCCGACGTCGCGGTGTCCACCGACCTGATCGTGGGCTTCCCGGGCGAGACCGAGGACGACTTCGCGGCAACGCTCGCGGTCGTCGAGGAGGCGCGCTTCGACTCCGCCTACACCTTCCAGTATTCGCCGCGTCCCGCAACGGCGGCGGCGGCGATGCCCGATCAGATCTCCAAGGCCGTCGTGCAGGAACGGTTCGAGCGACTCGTCGCTCTCCAGGAGTCGATCTCGTTCGAACGCAGTCGCGCCCAGGTCGGACGCACGGTCGAGCTCCTGATCGAGGGCGACGGGAAGAAGGGCGGCGGGACCCAAGGCCGGACCCGGACGAATCGGATCGTGCACCTGGACGAGGAGATCCTGCCCGGCACGTTCGTCCCGGCAACGATCACGCGCGCCGCTCCCCACCACCTCACAGGCACGCTCGCCGGCCGCGACATCCAGCCAACGCCCGCCGGCGCCACGGCGCGCTGA